One genomic segment of Coffea arabica cultivar ET-39 chromosome 6e, Coffea Arabica ET-39 HiFi, whole genome shotgun sequence includes these proteins:
- the LOC113695846 gene encoding protein unc-13 homolog yields MMSYAYRDTTTLAKSKTHFETNKDDTKMVLQYSNPTSKIPPLEELPNPFGQLSLHLTQSELRENAYEILIGASRSSGASRPLTYVSNSERTMERSRSTSASLQRSVTSAAASKVKKALGLKSRRKNLGSDEADADLDAGQGKHSASQCTTQKKRSSTVGELMRVQMRVSEQTDSRVRRALLRVAAGQLGRRMESMVLPLELLQQFKSSDFPNQLEYEAWQKRNLKILEAGLLLHPHLPLDKRDSSAQQLRQIIRGASEKPMETGKHSQSIQALRNVVMSLACRSFDGSGSGMCHWADGVPLNFHLYQILLESCFDVGDETAVIDEVDEVLELIKKTWIILGINENLHNLCLAWVLFSRYIASGQVGNDLLLATDSLLLEVEKDAKDLKDPAYRKILSSTMSLILSWAEKQLLAYHENFYGGNIDIMENVLSLAISAARVLAADGSQANHRKWKELDVACGRVDSYIRSSLQRAFSQEKEKIIASRKTAKNQQHSLPMLSVLAQNITDLAFNEKEIFSPILKQWHPLATGVAAAKLHACYGNELKQFVSGITELTPDAVLVLIASDKLEKNLVQMAVADSVDSDDGGKAIIQEMTPYEAESVIANLVKSWIKTRVDRLQEWVERNLQQEVWNPRANKERFAPSAVEVLRIIDETLDAFFLLPIATHQILIPDLMNGLDACLQNYIIKSKSGCGSKDTFLPPLPALTRCTAGSKFGVFKKKDRSYMVQVRKSQVGSSDVDDYFGIPKLCVRINTMHLIRKEVEVLEKRITSNLTNSGYVQDSIVTVGSDKMFELSVAACVEGIQQLSEATAYRIIFHNLNHVSWDYLYVGQVSSARIEPFLQQLEQNLEIVSATVHDRVRTRVITQIMKASFDGFLLVLLAGGPSRAFTVQDAAVLDEDFRFLMELFWSDGDGLPTDLIDKYSAASKDVLSLFHTETVKLVEQYKIVTLNRYGASDNSRLPLPPTSGQWSAADPNTILRVLCHRNDEVATKFLKKTYHFPKKL; encoded by the exons ATGATGTCTTATGCTTACAGGGACACAACAACGTTAGCAAAATCAAAAACCCACTTCGAAACCAACAAGGACGACACCAAAATGGTGCTTCAATACAGCAATCCCACCTCAAAAATCCCACCTTTGGAAGAGCTTCCCAACCCTTTTGGCCAACTAAGTCTTCACCTGACCCAGTCGGAGCTTCGGGAGAATGCTTACGAGATTCTCATCGGAGCTTCCCGGAGCTCCGGTGCATCCAGGCCCTTGACCTATGTATCGAATTCGGAGAGGACCATGGAGAGGTCGCGGTCCACGTCAGCATCGTTGCAGAGGTCAGTGACGTCTGCGGCGGCTAGTAAGGTCAAGAAAGCTCTGGGTTTGAAGTCGAGGAGGAAGAATTTAGGTTCGGACGAGGCGGACGCGGACTTAGACGCGGGTCAGGGGAAGCACTCGGCGAGTCAGTGTACTACCCAGAAGAAAAGGTCGTCGACGGTGGGTGAGTTGATGAGGGTCCAGATGAGAGTTTCGGAGCAAACCGATTCCAGGGTCCGAAGAGCTTTATTAAGAGTAGCTGCTGGACAG CTTGGAAGACGGATGGAGTCAATGGTTCTGCCTTTAGAGCTATTGCAACAGTTCAAATCTTCAGATTTTCCTAATCAGCTGGAATACGAGGCATGGCAGAAGAGGAACCTGAAGATACTCGAGGCTGGTCTGCTCTTGCATCCCCATCTTCCGCTGGATAAGAGAGACAGCTCTGCTCAACAACTTCGCCAGATCATTCGTGGGGCTTCTGAAAAACCTATGGAGACCGGGAAGCACAGTCAGTCAATCCAAGCCCTTCGCAATGTGGTAATGTCGCTTGCCTGCAGATCATTTGATGGGTCTGGCTCTGGGATGTGCCACTGGGCTGACGGTGTTCCACTGAATTTTCATCTCTACCAAATACTTCTTGAATCTTGCTTCGATGTGGGTGATGAAACTGCTGTCATTGATGAAGTTGATGAGGTTTTAGAACTCATCAAAAAGACTTGGATCATCCTTGGTATAAACGAGAATTTGCACAATCTTTGCTTAGCATGGGTTTTGTTCAGTCGATATATTGCCTCTGGGCAAGTTGGAAATGATCTGCTTTTGGCCACTGATAGTCTGTTGCTGGAAGTTGAAAAGGATGCAAAGGATCTTAAGGACCCAGCTTACCGGAAAATACTGAGTTCTACAATGAGCTTGATTTTGAGTTGGGCAGAGAAACAACTTCTTGCTTACCATGAGAACTTTTACGGGGGTAACATTGATATAATGGAGAATGTTTTGTCACTGGCCATATCTGCTGCCAGAGTACTTGCGGCAGATGGTTCTCAGGCGAACCATAGAAAATGGAAAGAACTTGATGTAGCATGTGGTAGAGTTGACTCTTACATCCGATCATCTCTGCAGCGTGCATTTTCTCAG gaaaaagagaagataaTCGCAAGTAGGAAGACTGCGAAGAACCAGCAGCATTCTCTTCCCATGCTGTCTGTACTTGCCCAGAATATAACAGATCTGGCTTTTAACGAGAAGGAAATATTCAGTCCAATACTCAAGCAATGGCACCCTCTTGCAACTGGTGTTGCAGCAGCAAAGCTTCATGCTTGTTACGGAAATGAGCTGAAGCAATTTGTTTCTGGTATAACAGAGCTGACTCCTGATGCTGTACTAGTGCTGATAGCTTCTgacaaattggaaaaaaatctTGTACAGATGGCCGTTGCAGATTCCGTGGACAGTGATGATGGTGGGAAAGCAATAATTCAAGAGATGACTCCTTATGAAGCTGAATCTGTCATTGCTAACCTGGTAAAATCATGGATAAAGACAAGGGTGGATAGACTCCAGGAATGGGTTGAGAGAAATCTGCAACAAGAG GTCTGGAACCCTCGTGCAAACAAAGAGCGATTTGCTCCCTCTGCAGTGGAGGTTCTTCGCATTATTGATGAAACTTTGGATGCATTTTTCCTGTTGCCAATAGCAACACATCAAATTTTGATTCCTGATTTGATGAATGGTTTGGATGCCTGCCTCCAGAATTACATAATAAAGTCAAAATCTGGCTGTG GATCTAAAGATACTTTTCTTCCTCCTCTACCTGCTTTGACAAGATGTACTGCTGGCTCAAAGTTTGGTGTATTTAAGAAGAAAGATAGATCATATATGGTTCAAGTAAGGAAATCTCAAGTTGGCTCTAGTGATGTGGATGACTACTTTGGTATACCAAAGCTATGTGTTCGCATAAATACCATGCATCTCATCCGGAAAGAGGTGGAAGTCTTGGAGAAGAGGATAACCTCTAATTTGACAAATAGTGGTTATGTTCAAGATAGTATTGTGACAGTTGGGTCAGATAAAATGTTTGAGCTTTCAGTAGCAGCTTGTGTGGAGGGGATCCAGCAACTTTCTGAAGCAACTGCCTATAGGATCATCTTTCACAATCTGAACCATGTTTCTTGGGATTACCTGTATGTGGGGCAGGTCTCATCAGCCAGGATTGAACCATTTCTTCAACAGCTAGAGCAGAATTTAGAAATTGTATCAGCAACGGTGCACGACAGGGTCCGGACTCGCGTAATTACACAAATAATGAAAGCCTCTTTTGATGGGTTCTTGTTGGTTTTGCTTGCTGGGGGCCCTTCTCGTGCTTTCACTGTGCAGGATGCTGCAGTATTAGACGAGGACTTTAGGTTTCTTATGGAGCTATTCTGGTCCGATGGGGATGGATTACCGACTGATTTAATAGACAAGTATTCAGCCGCTTCAAAGGACGTCCTTTCACTTTTTCATACTGAAACTGTAAAACTTGTTGAGCAATACAAAATTGTGACTCTTAATAGGTATGGAGCTTCAGACAATTCCAGGCTTCCACTACCACCAACTTCAGGTCAGTGGAGCGCTGCTGACCCTAACACAATTCTTCGAGTTTTATGTCATCGAAATGATGAGGTAGCTACAAAGTTTTTAAAGAAGACCTATCATTTCCCAAAGAAGCTGTGA